A single window of Neospora caninum Liverpool complete genome, chromosome XII DNA harbors:
- a CDS encoding putative zinc finger DHHC domain-containing protein, producing MKSPAAPHPARTGMEAPPDDDGAQQTSLVVEPRNIWLDGCGDRPSTCRTSREQRACKSGPAERGTHTCRQAEPSSWQTFPAYPSPPSRTRRQQKRTGSIHLAADGDQTPLSDCVQGNDIEEQASEPPTFHQEASAFARAPFSLDLFQIADASHPPGTSTHDPHTYTISRPLKSLRARFISTICAFFYVSTLTFSVAFLYIEDTSCRQAFAERRTFECLLWVAVHVCAIAFYIWVGINPGYIRKPEEYPEGLSTTFPVSVPAEGGSIHRISFIPSHTSDSEKDGHQSNVTGHSFLEVCTQHTLSPETGCDKGGKMRRATSAVSMYEDLAAATCATDVVAITCSTDMAAITCSADQCGNKSQCSSTCYVGEGKTPSPRDSSNSQRRAHAAHWESGALWKETNVDGNDDPIDFGCSVSEKQTTAGVETRDSLIVTNSGFCVLDRRCYTFCIYCRVLQPLRTRHCAECNHCVLTYDHHCAFLGCCIGEFNHWRFYLFLLSQTIAVTWDSAAAGLLAYHTYLILSNQTTWDWHLTWKHGDEIPFNVFDNDYYDCGC from the exons ATGAAGTCACCTGCAGCCCCGCACCCTGCTCGAACTGGAATGGAAGCTCCACCGGACGATGATGGAGCACAACAAACTTCCCTAGTCGTCGAGCCGAGGAACATTTGGTTAGATGGATGTGGTGACCGACCTTCGACCTGCAGAACATCTCGAGAGCAACGTGCCTGTAAAAGTGGTCCAGCAGAGAGGGGCACCCATACTTGCCGCCAGGCAGAACCCTCCTCCTGGCAGACCTTTCCCGCGTATCCATCTCCCCCATCGCGTACccgaagacagcagaaacgcaCCGGCAGCATCCACCTGGCCGCCGACGGAGATCAGACTCCACTGTCGGATTGTGTTCAAGGAAATGATATTGAAGAGCAAGCTTCAGAACCACCTACGTTTCATCAGGAAGCCTCTGCGTTTGCGCGTGCCCCTTTTTCGCTCGACCTCTTCCAGATTGCTGATGCATCCCACCCTCCGGGCACTTCCACTCACGACCCTCACACTTACACGATCTCAAGGCCATTGAAGAGCTTGCGGGCACGCTTCATCAGCACGATATGTGCGTTTTTCTATGTTTCCACTCTCACTTTCTCCGTTGCCTTTCTATATATCGAAGATACGTCATGTCGTCAAGCATTTGCCGAGCGTAGGACATTCGAGTGTCTACTATGGGTTGCTGTACACGTCTGCGCCATCGCCTTCTACATCTGGGTAGGCATTAACCCCGGCTACATCCGTAAACCTGAAGAGTACCCCGAAGGCCTGTCAACGACGTTTCCAGTTTCTGTACCCGCAGAGGGCGGTTCCATCCATCGTATTTCCTTCATACCCAGTCACACtagcgacagcgagaaggacggtCACCAAAGCAATGTGACTGGACACAGCTTTCTGGAAGTTTGCACCCAGCATACGCTTTCTCCCGAAACAGGGTGTGACAAGGGTGGCAAAATGAGGAGAGCAACCTCTGCTGTGTCGATGTATGAAGACTTGGCGGCAGCCACGTGTGCAACGGACGTGGTTGCAATCACGTGTTCAACTGACATGGCTGCAATCACGTGTTCAGCTGATCAGTGTGGAAATAAAAGCCAGTGCTCATCGACGTGCTATGTTGGTGAAGGGAAGACCCCCTCACCACGTGACTCGTCGAATTCCCAGAGACGGGCGCATGCCGCGCACTGGGAAAGCGGGGCTCtctggaaagaaacgaacgtCGACGGGAACGACGATCCCATTGATTTCGGATGTAGCGTTTCCGAAAAACAAACGACTGCTGGCGTGGAAACTCGAGACAGTCTTATTGTCACTAACTCAGGCTTTTGTGTGCTTGACCGGCGATGTTATACGTTTTGCATTTACTGTCGGGTACTCCAGCCACTCCGTACACGGCACTGCGCAGAGTGCAATCATTGTGTTCTCACTTATGACCACCACTGCGCCTTTCTAG GATGCTGCATCGGAGAGTTCAACCACTGGAGATTCtacctctttcttctttcacAGACAATTGCTGTCACATGGGATTCGGCAGCG GCAGGACTCCTGGCCTACCACACGTACTTGATCCTCTCCAACCAGACAACGTG GGACTGGCATTTAACCTGGAAACACGGCGACGAGATACCGTTCAACGTCTTCGACAATGACTACTATGACTGTGGTTGTTGA